One Epidermidibacterium keratini DNA segment encodes these proteins:
- a CDS encoding acetate--CoA ligase family protein, producing MSTTTLPQTSQRLDPAESLYDLLFRPRSVAIVGASGRGVGLTARPLQLLRQHGYAGRIHPVNPRYDEIDGLPCSPTIAAIPGGVDLVLSLVPAAHTVDVIEDAAQAGAKVVVVFASGFAETGPAGARLQNDIEAAARRSGIRIVGPNCQGLIHVPTGFFGTFTAAAGRDMHGTSGVAYVGQSGAIGGSVLDLSAEMGLSLTAWASTGNQADLDLVEVAESMLSDDDINVVLMYAEGISDGARFVRIAQRAAQRNKRLVLLRSGRSTSGKRAAASHTGAMLGDDQALVAASQRYNVILVDDVDEMLAVGAVLATAAPLTGNRLGIVTTSGGAGILLTDQLAVRGLEVPPLSEESSTELKEFVPDFGAVSNPVDVTAQVLSSPTAMPDFAEVCRIAAADEHVDGLAIVLTMVTGERALNLAHTLVNVARHRTDKPTWIIWLASREQTTGAREVLRAAGIPVFDSAGDLARTLAQVTPPALFQSDSAVSNTRAAEVLLNERPGQLEALFDALAISRAEPRLARTPDDAARIATELATPVAMKIHAKSVIHKSDVGGVRLNVEASTAGRTFDELVATAHTHAINDLEGVDVEPMARPGIELVVGATASGDGYPAVVSVGFGGVTTEIFRDIAAIAAPIDETQARQLLTRLTAWPLLNGFRGTPPADVAAAAAAISAVSAMAHAAEGRAFEFEINPLIVHADRQGVTAVDALIRVRRDEQLAS from the coding sequence ATGTCGACCACGACGCTGCCTCAAACGTCGCAGCGTCTCGATCCCGCCGAGTCGCTTTACGATCTCCTCTTTCGCCCACGTTCGGTCGCCATCGTTGGAGCTTCTGGTCGGGGTGTGGGGCTCACCGCCCGCCCCCTGCAGCTCCTCCGCCAACACGGGTACGCCGGCCGAATCCATCCGGTGAACCCCCGATACGACGAGATCGACGGCCTGCCCTGCTCACCCACAATCGCTGCGATCCCCGGTGGTGTTGACCTTGTGTTGTCACTCGTTCCCGCAGCACACACCGTGGATGTCATCGAAGACGCGGCCCAGGCCGGTGCCAAAGTCGTGGTGGTCTTCGCATCTGGGTTCGCCGAGACCGGCCCCGCGGGCGCTCGCCTTCAGAACGACATCGAAGCTGCAGCACGGCGATCCGGCATTCGTATCGTCGGCCCCAACTGCCAGGGCCTGATCCACGTCCCGACCGGTTTCTTCGGCACCTTCACCGCTGCCGCCGGCCGCGACATGCACGGCACAAGTGGCGTGGCGTATGTCGGCCAGAGCGGGGCAATCGGCGGCTCGGTGCTCGACCTATCCGCCGAGATGGGCCTAAGTCTGACTGCGTGGGCATCGACCGGTAACCAGGCGGACCTGGATCTGGTCGAGGTTGCCGAAAGCATGCTCAGCGATGACGACATCAACGTCGTGTTGATGTACGCCGAGGGAATCAGCGACGGAGCTCGGTTTGTGCGCATCGCGCAGCGAGCAGCGCAGCGCAACAAGCGCTTGGTACTGCTGCGATCCGGGCGTTCGACCTCGGGCAAGCGAGCCGCCGCATCCCACACCGGAGCAATGCTCGGTGATGACCAGGCGCTCGTTGCTGCATCCCAGCGTTACAACGTCATCCTTGTCGACGACGTCGACGAGATGCTGGCAGTGGGTGCCGTGCTCGCGACGGCAGCCCCGCTCACCGGCAACCGACTGGGAATCGTCACGACCTCAGGCGGAGCCGGAATTCTGCTGACTGACCAGCTCGCGGTGCGGGGTCTTGAGGTCCCGCCTCTTAGCGAGGAGTCATCCACCGAGCTCAAGGAGTTTGTTCCCGACTTCGGCGCCGTGTCCAACCCCGTCGACGTCACAGCACAAGTGTTGAGCTCGCCGACCGCGATGCCGGACTTTGCTGAAGTCTGCCGGATCGCCGCGGCTGATGAACATGTCGACGGACTCGCGATCGTCTTGACCATGGTTACCGGCGAACGGGCGCTCAATCTCGCGCACACTCTCGTGAATGTCGCGCGGCATCGAACTGACAAGCCGACCTGGATTATCTGGCTGGCCAGCCGTGAGCAAACCACCGGCGCCCGCGAGGTGCTGAGGGCTGCCGGAATTCCGGTGTTCGACTCCGCAGGAGACCTTGCCCGCACGCTGGCGCAGGTAACGCCACCGGCTCTTTTCCAAAGCGACAGCGCGGTGTCAAACACACGTGCTGCCGAAGTGTTGCTTAACGAACGGCCAGGGCAACTGGAAGCCCTTTTCGACGCGCTCGCGATCTCTCGAGCCGAGCCGAGGCTTGCCCGCACACCGGATGACGCCGCGCGCATCGCGACAGAACTTGCCACTCCGGTCGCAATGAAAATCCATGCCAAGAGCGTGATCCATAAGTCCGATGTAGGCGGCGTACGCCTCAATGTCGAGGCGTCGACGGCGGGTCGCACCTTCGACGAGCTAGTTGCGACCGCTCACACCCACGCCATCAACGACTTAGAAGGTGTCGACGTCGAGCCGATGGCGCGCCCGGGTATCGAACTTGTCGTCGGCGCCACCGCATCCGGCGACGGCTACCCCGCCGTCGTTTCGGTCGGCTTTGGTGGAGTGACTACCGAGATCTTCCGCGACATTGCCGCCATTGCCGCGCCGATAGATGAGACCCAGGCCAGGCAGCTACTCACGCGTTTGACGGCCTGGCCGCTGCTAAATGGATTTCGCGGGACACCGCCCGCTGATGTCGCGGCCGCCGCGGCTGCAATCAGCGCCGTGAGCGCCATGGCGCACGCCGCTGAGGGGCGCGCCTTCGAGTTCGAGATCAATCCGCTGATTGTGCATGCCGACAGGCAGGGAGTCACCGCCGTTGACGCTCTCATCCGAGTACGTCGCGATGAACAGCTCGCCTCCTGA
- a CDS encoding LON peptidase substrate-binding domain-containing protein has protein sequence MQSLPLFPLGTVLLPTGRLPLQIFEPRYVQLLQDLAAMPVDERVLGIVAIRRGHEVGEGQASELHEVGCVARVEHITIAAPGTERRLGVMLTGERPFALHAIDGISEKPYTVGNVAFLDDDGRVDPGLLADLAEVHRTYLETLGAEPLHVSSDPAMAAYDAAEKSLLTLQDKQRLLETRNASERVTSVIAMLRRETALVRKFGAVPRQSPPGESGLN, from the coding sequence ATGCAGTCGCTGCCGTTGTTTCCGCTCGGGACCGTGCTCTTGCCGACCGGGCGCCTGCCGCTGCAGATCTTCGAGCCGCGCTATGTCCAGCTGCTGCAAGACCTCGCGGCGATGCCCGTGGACGAGCGGGTTCTGGGCATCGTGGCGATCCGCCGCGGACACGAGGTCGGCGAGGGGCAGGCAAGTGAGCTCCATGAGGTCGGTTGCGTGGCCCGAGTCGAACACATCACAATCGCGGCGCCAGGCACCGAACGGCGGCTCGGCGTGATGCTTACCGGGGAGCGGCCGTTTGCGCTGCATGCGATCGACGGGATATCTGAGAAGCCTTACACCGTAGGAAATGTTGCGTTCCTGGATGACGACGGACGCGTCGATCCCGGCTTGCTCGCCGACTTGGCGGAGGTGCACCGGACGTATCTAGAGACGCTGGGCGCCGAGCCGTTGCACGTGTCGTCGGACCCTGCGATGGCGGCGTACGACGCGGCGGAGAAGTCGCTGCTGACGTTGCAAGACAAGCAACGGCTGCTGGAGACGCGGAACGCGAGCGAGAGAGTCACGTCGGTGATCGCGATGCTTCGCCGAGAGACTGCGTTGGTCCGGAAGTTCGGCGCCGTACCCCGCCAGTCACCGCCTGGGGAGTCCGGCCTGAACTGA
- a CDS encoding TetR/AcrR family transcriptional regulator: MSETTEARGDARVDQLTAKARRTRERLVLAARTVFERDGFLNARVMDVTEEAKVAHGTFYTYFDSKTDIFRALLLEFMPGIYDHAASDKSLTRIQRIERGNLQFYSVYKENLRLFGLLEQATTFDDEIHSLRIQLRHRAENRVLGMIRGLQAKGILDSALKAEIVASALIAMTTHSFYTWHITEDRDYDIEQANRTLTYLWAGALGLEAEAEDDTFYQSLGRGKSAKQGRKRSPRKTAPRKTAPSERAR; this comes from the coding sequence TTGTCCGAGACGACCGAGGCGCGCGGAGATGCGCGCGTCGATCAGTTGACTGCGAAGGCTCGTCGGACTCGTGAGCGATTGGTGCTTGCCGCTCGGACCGTATTCGAACGCGATGGCTTCCTCAACGCACGCGTGATGGACGTGACTGAGGAGGCAAAGGTCGCCCACGGGACCTTCTACACCTACTTCGACTCGAAAACGGACATCTTTCGCGCACTGCTCCTTGAGTTCATGCCCGGGATTTACGACCACGCTGCATCCGATAAATCGCTGACGCGGATTCAGCGAATCGAGCGCGGCAACCTCCAGTTCTACTCGGTCTATAAAGAAAATCTGAGGTTGTTCGGGCTACTCGAGCAAGCGACGACTTTCGACGATGAGATCCACTCACTGCGGATTCAACTGCGTCATCGAGCAGAGAACCGGGTGCTAGGCATGATTCGTGGGCTACAAGCCAAGGGAATCCTGGACTCGGCGCTGAAAGCCGAGATCGTCGCCAGTGCTCTTATCGCGATGACTACCCATTCCTTTTATACCTGGCATATCACCGAAGATCGCGACTATGACATCGAGCAGGCCAACCGAACTCTCACCTACCTGTGGGCGGGGGCGTTGGGGCTCGAAGCCGAAGCGGAGGATGACACCTTCTACCAATCGCTCGGCCGCGGCAAGTCGGCCAAGCAGGGCCGCAAGAGATCGCCGCGCAAGACAGCGCCGCGCAAGACGGCGCCGAGCGAGCGTGCTCGCTAG
- a CDS encoding TetR/AcrR family transcriptional regulator, which yields MSRSKPYHRGNVRESLLSAATTLLDEKSVEHLSLREVARAADVSHAAPYHYFSDRGELLKATGDECMRALVEKLESAPGRARDPLKRLAAICAAYVDFAAERPHAFTLVFDGELCPPGDPSAERAPLIERSESLLYQAVSAAQQDGWRSTAPTLELTNGIWATAHGLATLVTEGHLTRAQAADALGAVLRPS from the coding sequence GTGTCAAGATCGAAGCCGTATCACCGCGGAAACGTCCGGGAAAGCCTGCTGTCAGCGGCAACGACACTGCTCGACGAAAAGTCCGTTGAGCACCTGAGCCTCCGCGAGGTCGCTCGCGCCGCCGATGTCAGTCACGCGGCGCCGTACCACTACTTCAGCGACCGCGGCGAGCTGCTCAAGGCGACCGGCGATGAGTGCATGCGCGCGCTCGTCGAGAAGCTCGAGTCAGCTCCTGGCCGCGCACGCGACCCGCTTAAGCGGCTGGCGGCGATCTGCGCGGCGTACGTCGACTTCGCCGCCGAGCGTCCACACGCATTCACGCTTGTCTTCGACGGCGAGCTGTGCCCACCGGGCGACCCGAGCGCAGAGCGCGCGCCCCTCATCGAGCGGTCGGAATCCCTGCTATACCAGGCAGTATCCGCGGCGCAACAGGATGGATGGCGCAGCACCGCGCCAACTCTGGAGCTCACGAACGGGATCTGGGCAACCGCGCACGGGCTCGCGACGCTGGTGACCGAAGGCCACCTCACGCGCGCCCAGGCGGCCGACGCGCTGGGCGCCGTACTCCGACCGAGCTAG
- a CDS encoding NAD(P)H-dependent oxidoreductase: MSNILVINGNPSSTSLGAALAERYAEGARAAGAQVAVVHAGELDFDPHLRGGLRSQQALEPDLVRLRQQLVAADHVAVVSPVWWGSIPAALKGILDRTLERGWAYRYKDNGLPEGLLKGRTARVLITTDTPRWILRWVMGDTTVRQLRRSTLRFCGFKPVRLSRFGQVHGSDAHARAAWLDRAEADGRCDADIAPKAAKSMPEVAAVPEPVR, encoded by the coding sequence ATGAGCAACATCCTCGTCATCAATGGGAATCCCAGCTCGACATCGCTGGGTGCGGCACTGGCCGAGCGGTACGCGGAAGGCGCACGAGCGGCGGGAGCGCAGGTCGCGGTCGTGCACGCGGGAGAGCTCGATTTCGATCCGCACCTGCGCGGAGGGTTGCGTTCGCAGCAGGCGCTCGAGCCTGACCTGGTGCGTCTGCGTCAACAACTGGTCGCCGCTGATCATGTCGCGGTTGTCAGCCCGGTGTGGTGGGGCTCGATCCCGGCAGCGCTGAAGGGGATTCTTGACCGCACCTTGGAGCGGGGTTGGGCCTACCGCTACAAGGACAACGGACTGCCGGAGGGGCTGCTGAAGGGGCGGACGGCCCGCGTCCTCATCACGACCGACACGCCGCGGTGGATATTGCGTTGGGTCATGGGCGACACGACCGTGCGCCAACTACGTCGCAGTACGCTGAGGTTCTGCGGATTCAAGCCGGTGCGGCTGTCGCGATTCGGCCAGGTGCACGGCAGCGATGCGCATGCCCGCGCGGCGTGGCTGGATCGGGCAGAGGCCGATGGCCGGTGCGATGCGGACATCGCACCGAAGGCTGCCAAGAGCATGCCGGAGGTAGCTGCTGTGCCGGAGCCCGTGCGTTAG
- a CDS encoding ABC transporter substrate-binding protein → MEDSEVDPNATFTWMYSVGNTSFDPNTITTNNSQMYLYPIYDSLVRIDAAGEPQPMLASDWKVSDDGLSITMNLIEGWSYHDGTPFDAQSVKANLERNKTPGGWNEQALADVTNVDVVDSNTVTITTKSGAPALIPILGGSAGMMMSPAVFNDPNQGLTPTGGSGAFRMTAYQPGSSVEYTAVDNYWDPEALKVAKMVYLISGDDNARLNSVITGQADSTFLRASMYQAAKDAGQVVCEAPSLSSYNISLNTQRSEFGSKEVREAINYAIDRDSIAAVTDGFCKPGIQMYPEFYYAANDDLSPDKYGYDPKKATELLKSAGLEGGFEFTLEVMNLAIYQQIAEIVQANLQAVNIKMNIVPVDIGKLADDFSVSKTADAALSEQKAEQDPSIQVESYMLPEGFNNPGGWTNDDIVKLAEEAKGGKTTEERAASYGKLFQLAYDEASPLVTLCHLTTPFVMNDQTMGVEIYADATRQFRGVAKKKA, encoded by the coding sequence GTGGAGGACAGCGAGGTCGACCCAAACGCGACGTTCACCTGGATGTACAGCGTCGGCAATACGAGCTTCGACCCGAACACGATCACTACAAACAACAGCCAGATGTACCTGTATCCGATCTACGACAGCCTGGTTCGCATCGATGCGGCCGGTGAGCCGCAGCCAATGCTGGCCTCAGACTGGAAGGTCAGTGACGACGGGCTGTCCATCACTATGAACCTCATCGAGGGATGGAGCTACCACGACGGGACGCCGTTCGATGCGCAATCGGTCAAAGCGAACCTCGAACGCAACAAGACCCCCGGAGGTTGGAACGAGCAGGCGCTCGCCGACGTGACAAACGTCGATGTCGTCGATTCCAACACCGTCACGATCACCACAAAGAGTGGCGCTCCCGCGCTGATCCCGATCCTCGGCGGCTCTGCCGGGATGATGATGAGTCCCGCTGTCTTCAACGACCCGAACCAGGGCCTGACGCCGACGGGTGGGTCGGGTGCGTTTCGGATGACCGCGTACCAGCCAGGATCAAGCGTTGAGTACACCGCTGTCGACAACTACTGGGATCCTGAGGCGCTGAAGGTCGCCAAGATGGTGTACCTCATCTCCGGCGACGACAACGCGCGGCTCAACTCGGTAATCACCGGGCAGGCTGATTCGACCTTCCTTCGGGCGAGCATGTACCAAGCCGCCAAGGACGCGGGACAGGTGGTTTGTGAAGCTCCAAGCCTCTCCAGCTACAACATCTCGCTCAATACCCAGCGGTCGGAGTTCGGGTCTAAAGAAGTACGCGAGGCAATCAACTACGCGATCGACAGAGACTCGATCGCTGCGGTCACGGACGGCTTCTGCAAGCCCGGAATCCAGATGTATCCGGAGTTCTACTACGCGGCCAACGACGACCTGTCGCCTGACAAATACGGCTACGACCCAAAGAAGGCGACTGAGCTGCTCAAGTCAGCCGGACTGGAAGGCGGATTCGAGTTCACCCTTGAGGTAATGAACCTGGCTATCTATCAGCAGATCGCCGAGATCGTGCAGGCAAACCTGCAAGCGGTCAACATCAAGATGAACATCGTCCCGGTCGACATCGGCAAGCTTGCCGATGACTTCTCCGTATCTAAAACCGCGGACGCTGCCCTTTCCGAACAGAAGGCCGAGCAGGATCCGAGTATCCAGGTCGAGTCATACATGTTGCCCGAGGGCTTCAACAACCCAGGCGGGTGGACGAACGACGACATCGTCAAGCTTGCCGAAGAAGCCAAGGGCGGCAAGACGACCGAGGAACGGGCCGCCTCGTACGGCAAGCTCTTCCAGCTCGCCTATGACGAAGCCTCCCCGCTCGTCACCCTGTGTCACCTCACTACCCCGTTCGTGATGAATGACCAGACGATGGGGGTCGAGATCTACGCGGACGCCACTCGCCAGTTCCGCGGCGTGGCAAAGAAGAAGGCATAG
- a CDS encoding ABC transporter permease — MFQLIARRLAATIPLLIVVSFLIFSLILLTGDPATQLAGQNPTPERIAEVREKLGLNEPFFVRYWDWLSSAFQGDFGRSLFTNESVAGSIMSRLPVTLSLVIVSLAIAIVLGVALGLIAGLHPGTWIDRAATVTASIGVAIPYFWVGMMLVLAFAIDPQILPAVGYVAFSESPVQWFLHLVLPALSLSIAPMAVIARQTRAAVATVMNEDYIRTANAKGLSRFRVIAKHALKNAAVPVVTVFGLEANRLIGGTVVIENLFVLPGLGQLAYQSVFNRDFPMVQGVLLFTAIMVLLINLLVDISYGYFNPRIRQS, encoded by the coding sequence ATGTTTCAACTCATTGCACGACGGCTTGCGGCCACCATCCCGCTGCTGATCGTCGTCAGCTTCCTCATCTTCAGCCTCATCCTGCTCACCGGCGACCCGGCCACCCAGCTCGCCGGCCAGAACCCGACTCCTGAACGCATCGCTGAGGTTCGCGAGAAGCTCGGGCTGAACGAGCCCTTTTTCGTGCGCTACTGGGACTGGCTGAGCTCGGCATTCCAGGGCGACTTCGGCCGATCCCTATTCACCAACGAGTCGGTTGCCGGGTCGATCATGTCGCGGCTTCCCGTCACCTTGTCGCTCGTCATCGTTTCACTCGCGATCGCGATCGTGCTCGGCGTAGCCCTCGGGCTCATCGCTGGCTTGCACCCGGGAACCTGGATCGACCGTGCTGCCACGGTCACGGCAAGCATCGGGGTCGCGATCCCATATTTCTGGGTCGGCATGATGCTGGTTCTGGCCTTCGCCATTGACCCGCAGATCCTCCCCGCGGTCGGCTATGTCGCGTTCAGCGAAAGCCCGGTGCAGTGGTTCTTGCATCTCGTACTTCCCGCCTTGTCGCTGTCGATCGCACCCATGGCGGTCATCGCGCGCCAGACACGAGCCGCCGTCGCGACGGTGATGAATGAGGACTACATCCGCACGGCCAATGCAAAGGGATTGTCGCGGTTCCGAGTGATCGCAAAGCATGCGCTCAAGAACGCCGCCGTACCGGTCGTCACCGTCTTTGGGCTCGAGGCAAACCGACTCATTGGCGGCACAGTCGTGATCGAAAACCTTTTCGTGCTTCCGGGCCTCGGCCAGCTTGCCTATCAGTCCGTCTTCAACCGCGACTTTCCCATGGTTCAAGGAGTCCTGTTGTTCACCGCAATCATGGTCTTGCTCATAAATCTCTTGGTCGACATCTCCTACGGCTACTTCAACCCCCGGATTCGGCAGTCATGA
- a CDS encoding LLM class F420-dependent oxidoreductase encodes MQIAVTYGSSTNFSEIIDDVAAYDDAGLDAVWLGESYGFDAISALGALAHATTRVQIGSGIIPVHSRSATLIAQTAAGLDALSGGRFVLGLGASGPAVIEGWHGREYAAPVRTIAEIIRVCRDVWRRERATSEQLGIPHGDARPLKLMAHPVRETIPVYVAAMGPRAVESVAELADGWLPIMFWPELAGQIWGEQLAAGAARRSADLGPLKIAAPVYVAIDDDREAHEAAFRRHTAHYVAVMGPPKQGFYYQLMGRYGYAEAADAITDAYLAKDIEAASAAVPDEFVAATSLIGDETHIRERIAAYRDAGVTMLNATFAGETAERRLGQLKALQRLTDGLARY; translated from the coding sequence ATGCAGATCGCCGTTACGTACGGATCATCGACCAACTTCAGCGAGATCATCGACGATGTCGCGGCGTACGACGACGCCGGACTCGATGCGGTCTGGCTCGGTGAGTCATACGGCTTCGACGCGATCAGCGCTCTCGGCGCGCTCGCGCACGCGACGACGCGGGTGCAGATCGGCAGCGGAATCATCCCAGTCCACTCGCGTTCCGCGACGCTGATCGCCCAGACCGCGGCCGGTCTGGATGCGTTGAGCGGCGGTCGATTCGTGCTCGGGCTCGGCGCATCGGGCCCGGCCGTCATCGAGGGCTGGCATGGCCGCGAGTACGCCGCGCCCGTGCGCACGATTGCCGAGATCATCCGGGTGTGCCGCGACGTGTGGCGCCGTGAGCGCGCTACCAGCGAGCAGCTCGGCATTCCACACGGCGATGCGCGGCCGCTGAAGCTCATGGCCCACCCGGTGCGAGAAACGATTCCGGTCTATGTCGCGGCGATGGGTCCGCGGGCGGTCGAAAGCGTTGCCGAGCTCGCGGATGGCTGGCTGCCGATCATGTTCTGGCCCGAACTCGCCGGACAGATCTGGGGCGAACAGCTTGCGGCCGGCGCCGCCCGGCGATCTGCGGATCTCGGCCCGCTAAAGATCGCCGCACCCGTCTACGTCGCGATCGACGACGATCGCGAGGCGCACGAAGCCGCGTTCCGTCGGCATACAGCACACTACGTCGCGGTGATGGGACCGCCGAAGCAGGGGTTCTACTACCAACTGATGGGCCGCTACGGGTACGCCGAGGCAGCCGACGCGATCACCGATGCCTACCTCGCTAAGGACATCGAGGCCGCCAGTGCCGCCGTACCCGACGAGTTCGTGGCCGCGACGTCTCTGATCGGCGATGAAACGCACATCAGAGAGCGGATCGCGGCATACCGCGACGCCGGAGTGACAATGCTGAACGCAACGTTCGCCGGCGAAACGGCTGAGCGGCGGCTTGGACAGCTTAAGGCCCTGCAACGACTCACCGACGGCTTAGCGCGTTACTAG
- a CDS encoding ABC transporter permease, whose product MEPSASGQSAADPATTPQRSPDTDEDVVRAPGTKRFLRRFRSNKLAVAALIVLSIIVLASAFAPLIAPYAPEQIDVLNRLSGSTPEHILGTDALGRDTFSRLLYAGRISLLAAATAVGIAMAIGIPAGLIAGYFGGAVDWLASRIADILMTFPAVLLAMAIIAARGPGLTTAMVALGIVYAPRLFRVVRSSALAVRAETYVEASISIGSSAGRIIRTRILPNILSPLLVQISLLLAAALLAEAALSLLGLGVVPPTPSWGNMLGRGFEDIRKAPLLVVYPGIAIALTTISFNLIGDGLRDSFGRETRKGK is encoded by the coding sequence GTGGAACCGAGCGCGTCCGGGCAGAGCGCAGCGGATCCGGCCACGACCCCGCAGCGATCCCCAGATACCGACGAGGACGTCGTTCGAGCGCCTGGCACAAAACGCTTCTTACGTCGCTTCCGGTCCAACAAGCTTGCGGTCGCGGCGCTGATCGTCCTATCAATCATCGTTCTCGCTTCGGCGTTTGCGCCGCTCATCGCCCCATACGCCCCCGAGCAGATCGACGTGTTGAACCGACTTAGCGGTTCAACACCAGAGCATATTCTCGGGACCGATGCGCTCGGCCGCGATACGTTCAGCCGACTGCTGTACGCCGGTCGTATCTCGCTGCTCGCGGCCGCGACAGCAGTGGGGATCGCGATGGCGATCGGCATCCCGGCAGGGCTGATCGCCGGATACTTCGGCGGTGCGGTCGACTGGCTTGCCAGCCGGATCGCTGACATCCTCATGACGTTTCCGGCCGTGCTGCTGGCCATGGCGATCATCGCGGCCCGCGGCCCAGGCCTCACGACGGCGATGGTCGCCCTCGGAATCGTCTATGCCCCGCGCCTATTTCGCGTCGTCCGAAGCTCAGCGCTTGCGGTCCGAGCCGAGACCTACGTCGAGGCCTCCATCAGCATCGGCTCGAGCGCTGGCCGGATCATCCGCACGCGGATCTTGCCCAACATCCTGTCGCCCCTGCTGGTGCAGATCTCGCTTCTGCTGGCCGCGGCGCTGCTCGCCGAGGCAGCGCTGAGCCTGTTGGGCTTGGGAGTCGTGCCCCCAACACCAAGCTGGGGAAACATGCTCGGCCGCGGGTTCGAAGACATTCGAAAGGCACCGCTGTTGGTCGTCTACCCGGGAATCGCCATCGCGCTCACGACGATCTCCTTCAACCTCATCGGCGACGGCCTCCGCGACAGCTTCGGCCGCGAGACCCGGAAGGGCAAGTAA
- a CDS encoding pyridoxamine 5'-phosphate oxidase family protein: protein MTNESAAASPLEGQKRGRVIAMDKAELDDFLTNERTVRMATVNKHGQPHVTALWFVWDGEAMWVNSVVKSRRWADFEQRPDVSALVDAGHDYSELQGAELIGQVEIVADDVDTEPIGRMFSEKYRGGEPFVQDKWHKWIRVVPTKVVSWDFRKLPDAKKKPGH from the coding sequence ATGACGAACGAATCTGCTGCAGCGTCTCCGCTCGAGGGCCAGAAGCGCGGACGCGTCATCGCGATGGACAAGGCCGAGCTCGACGACTTTCTTACGAACGAGCGCACCGTCCGGATGGCCACGGTCAACAAGCACGGCCAGCCGCACGTCACTGCGCTCTGGTTCGTGTGGGACGGCGAGGCGATGTGGGTCAACTCGGTCGTCAAGAGCCGCCGGTGGGCCGACTTCGAGCAGCGCCCGGACGTCAGCGCGCTCGTCGATGCTGGGCATGACTATTCGGAATTGCAAGGGGCCGAGTTGATCGGTCAGGTCGAGATCGTCGCCGACGACGTCGACACCGAGCCGATCGGTCGGATGTTCTCAGAGAAGTACCGCGGCGGAGAGCCCTTCGTGCAGGACAAGTGGCACAAGTGGATCCGCGTCGTACCGACCAAGGTCGTCTCGTGGGACTTCCGCAAGCTGCCGGATGCGAAAAAGAAGCCCGGCCACTAG
- a CDS encoding enoyl-CoA hydratase-related protein — MGQIDLEKTDGIAVITINSPEVKNGLTPQMGLQLQEVCDEVDDDMSIGAAIVRGADGTFCSGADRRRWVPGRDQSEDAVYKESGAVYGGFRRVGDLRVPTIAAVRGAAVGAGINLLLATDLRIVATNARLISGFLKIGLHPGGGYFTISHRAAGREATAAMGLFQEEINGERAVEIGLAWQAVDDADVDDVALRLAARPAADPELSREATRSFRVETANEAIGWDAGLQFERAIQMWSQRRRNSR; from the coding sequence ATGGGACAGATCGACCTAGAGAAGACCGATGGCATCGCAGTCATCACGATCAACTCGCCGGAAGTGAAAAACGGGCTCACTCCGCAAATGGGATTGCAGTTGCAGGAGGTCTGCGACGAGGTCGATGACGACATGTCCATCGGCGCGGCAATCGTTCGAGGCGCTGACGGCACTTTCTGCTCAGGGGCCGATCGACGACGCTGGGTACCTGGCCGCGATCAGTCCGAAGACGCCGTCTACAAGGAAAGCGGCGCTGTGTACGGCGGATTCCGCCGCGTCGGTGATCTTCGAGTGCCGACTATTGCAGCGGTCCGCGGTGCGGCCGTCGGAGCCGGCATCAATCTCTTGCTCGCTACCGATCTGCGAATCGTCGCCACCAACGCCCGTCTGATCTCCGGGTTTCTCAAGATCGGCTTGCACCCCGGCGGCGGCTACTTCACGATCTCGCACCGCGCAGCTGGCCGTGAGGCCACCGCGGCGATGGGGCTTTTTCAAGAGGAGATCAACGGCGAACGTGCGGTCGAGATCGGACTTGCGTGGCAGGCCGTCGATGACGCCGACGTCGACGACGTCGCTCTTCGATTGGCGGCGCGTCCTGCGGCCGATCCGGAACTCTCCCGCGAGGCCACCCGCTCGTTTCGAGTCGAGACCGCCAACGAGGCAATCGGCTGGGATGCGGGCCTTCAGTTCGAGCGCGCAATCCAGATGTGGTCCCAACGTCGCCGAAACAGTCGCTAG